One window from the genome of Pseudomonas frederiksbergensis encodes:
- a CDS encoding DUF1826 domain-containing protein — translation MLAPNLKRTLRTRQVQGDTPGILTQILDEGTNLAVWQRQLPAHIGDFAALVVALDQPLAESRVLDLPEEDTQPALHGLAAGFSDLHGYEGFIADVSWLVSAFACLLGAQRVGLRLRTLDKAMCPRFHVDHVPVRLLTTYAGVGSQWLEEGVMDRRRLAQPEAEPVDPQIIQQFGCGDVGLLKGEKWHGNEGAGLIHRSPEPAPGERRLILTLDWLA, via the coding sequence ATGCTCGCGCCGAATCTGAAAAGGACACTACGAACACGGCAGGTCCAAGGCGATACGCCGGGGATACTCACGCAGATCCTGGACGAGGGCACGAACCTGGCGGTCTGGCAGCGCCAGCTTCCCGCACACATCGGCGATTTTGCGGCACTGGTAGTTGCGTTGGACCAGCCGCTGGCCGAATCACGGGTGCTCGATCTGCCGGAAGAGGACACCCAGCCAGCGCTGCACGGTTTGGCTGCAGGTTTCAGCGACCTGCACGGCTATGAAGGTTTCATTGCCGACGTCTCCTGGCTGGTCAGCGCATTCGCATGCCTGTTGGGCGCCCAACGTGTCGGGCTGCGTCTGCGCACGCTGGATAAAGCCATGTGCCCGCGCTTTCACGTTGACCACGTGCCAGTGCGGTTGCTGACCACCTATGCGGGTGTCGGCAGCCAGTGGCTTGAGGAGGGGGTCATGGATCGCCGGCGCCTGGCGCAACCTGAGGCCGAACCGGTGGATCCGCAAATCATCCAGCAGTTCGGTTGCGGTGATGTCGGTTTGCTTAAAGGCGAAAAATGGCATGGCAATGAGGGCGCTGGCCTGATCCACCGCTCGCCGGAACCCGCACCGGGGGAGCGCCGGCTGATTCTCACGCTGGACTGGTTGGCTTAA
- the zigA gene encoding zinc metallochaperone GTPase ZigA: MPNRLPVTVLSGFLGAGKSTLLNHVLRNRDNLRVAVIVNDMSEINIDGSEVQRDVTLNRSEEKLVEMSNGCICCTLREDLLEEVGQLAREGRFDYLLIESTGISEPLPVAETFTFRDEEGRSLADVARLDTMVTVVDGVNFLLDYQAAQSLASRGETLGDDDERSVTDLLIEQIEFADVILISKIDLISRQEREELIAIMQRLNAQAQIIPMVMGQVPLGRILNTGLFDFERAAQAPGWLQEMRGEHVPETEEYGIASTAYRAHRPFHPERFFNFIDRPWPNGKLLRSKGFFWLASKPEEAGSWSQAGGLMRHGFAGRWWRFVPKNQWPQDEESTAAIMKNWRAATGDCRQELVFIGQDIDFNQLTAELDACLLTDAEMALGVESWRLLPDPFGPWHEEAVA; encoded by the coding sequence ATGCCCAACCGCCTTCCCGTAACCGTACTGTCTGGATTTCTGGGTGCTGGTAAAAGCACGCTGCTCAACCACGTCCTGCGTAATCGAGACAATTTGCGGGTCGCGGTAATCGTCAACGATATGAGCGAGATCAACATCGATGGCAGCGAAGTCCAGCGGGATGTCACCTTGAACCGGTCAGAAGAAAAGCTGGTGGAGATGAGCAACGGCTGCATTTGCTGCACGTTGCGCGAGGACTTGCTCGAAGAAGTCGGACAGCTCGCCAGGGAGGGGCGCTTCGATTACCTGCTGATCGAATCCACGGGCATCTCCGAACCGTTGCCAGTGGCCGAAACCTTCACTTTTCGTGATGAAGAAGGCCGAAGCCTGGCCGATGTGGCGCGACTCGACACCATGGTAACTGTCGTCGATGGGGTGAATTTCCTTCTGGATTACCAAGCTGCGCAAAGCCTGGCGTCACGGGGCGAAACGCTGGGAGATGACGACGAACGCTCGGTCACCGATCTGTTGATCGAACAGATCGAGTTTGCCGACGTGATTTTGATTAGCAAGATTGACCTGATCAGCCGGCAGGAGCGGGAAGAGCTGATCGCGATCATGCAGCGCCTCAACGCCCAGGCGCAGATCATTCCCATGGTCATGGGACAGGTTCCGCTGGGACGAATCCTCAACACGGGCCTTTTCGATTTCGAGCGTGCTGCCCAGGCGCCTGGCTGGCTACAGGAAATGCGAGGCGAGCATGTGCCTGAAACCGAGGAATATGGTATCGCCTCGACCGCCTACCGGGCACATCGGCCGTTTCATCCCGAGCGCTTCTTCAACTTTATCGACCGTCCCTGGCCCAACGGCAAACTCTTGCGTTCCAAGGGTTTCTTTTGGTTGGCAAGCAAACCTGAGGAGGCGGGCAGTTGGTCCCAGGCCGGTGGCTTGATGCGCCATGGTTTCGCCGGGCGCTGGTGGCGGTTCGTACCGAAAAACCAGTGGCCGCAGGACGAAGAGAGCACCGCGGCGATCATGAAAAACTGGCGTGCCGCCACAGGCGATTGTCGTCAGGAGTTGGTATTCATTGGCCAGGACATCGACTTCAATCAACTCACCGCCGAATTGGACGCCTGCCTGCTCACCGACGCGGAAATGGCCCTCGGCGTCGAAAGCTGGCGGCTGTTGCCCGATCCGTTCGGCCCATGGCATGAAGAGGCGGTAGCGTAA
- a CDS encoding glutamine synthetase, which yields MRIHLKLIVASPLLLWTFVASAQSPLLANCTRSANLLACVDLQGNAYSVATAGNTTYLRGFEAVGRRYWAQTNSRYGQLTFFTGLASDGESWVGYSRRVGWTTLNRFSSSGGSQGAFTCGRMNGCQNSSR from the coding sequence ATGCGCATTCATTTGAAATTGATAGTGGCGAGCCCTTTATTGCTATGGACATTCGTCGCTTCGGCCCAATCTCCGCTCTTGGCAAACTGCACCCGTAGCGCAAATTTGCTCGCGTGTGTGGACCTGCAAGGCAATGCCTATAGCGTCGCGACGGCTGGCAACACCACCTACTTACGAGGTTTTGAAGCCGTCGGTCGGCGCTACTGGGCACAAACGAATAGCCGTTACGGTCAGCTCACGTTCTTCACGGGATTGGCTTCGGATGGTGAAAGTTGGGTGGGATACAGTCGGCGCGTGGGCTGGACGACGCTCAACCGCTTTTCTAGCTCGGGCGGTAGCCAAGGCGCATTTACCTGTGGTCGCATGAACGGTTGCCAGAATTCATCACGCTAA
- the folE2 gene encoding GTP cyclohydrolase FolE2 yields the protein MNALTLPDVAAQISRQPLPLDWVGMCGVATPVLIDGQRLSAMADAGVSLDDGEARGIHMSRLYLALGLLEDTPLSPALLRQILQQFLDSHEGLSQTASLNLHTDLLLKRPALISPLAGWKRYPVSIEAQLKNKMFHVELQIQIPYSSTCPCSAALARQLVQQQFVDDFANKQLEHAEVLAWLGSSNGIVATPHSQRSTATLTLRLDAGVKEFALQSLINEAEAALGTAVQTAVKRADEQAFALANGQNLMFCEDAARRLTTALARSPHIVALDVRVVHAESLHAHDAVARSSWTRGAS from the coding sequence ATGAACGCTTTAACGCTGCCGGACGTGGCTGCCCAAATCTCACGTCAACCCCTACCCCTTGATTGGGTTGGCATGTGTGGCGTCGCGACACCGGTATTGATTGATGGCCAACGTTTAAGCGCAATGGCCGACGCTGGCGTCAGCCTCGATGATGGTGAGGCGCGAGGCATTCACATGTCACGCTTATATCTGGCGCTGGGCTTGTTGGAAGATACGCCGCTTTCCCCGGCGCTGTTACGCCAAATCCTCCAGCAATTTCTCGATAGCCATGAAGGCTTGTCCCAAACAGCGTCCCTCAACTTGCATACCGATCTGCTGCTTAAACGTCCGGCACTTATAAGTCCTTTGGCTGGCTGGAAACGCTATCCGGTGAGCATTGAAGCCCAGCTAAAAAACAAAATGTTCCACGTGGAACTGCAGATTCAGATCCCCTACTCTTCGACGTGTCCCTGTTCGGCAGCACTTGCTCGGCAACTGGTGCAACAGCAGTTCGTTGATGACTTTGCCAACAAGCAGCTTGAGCATGCCGAAGTCCTCGCTTGGCTGGGGTCGTCGAATGGCATTGTCGCAACCCCGCATAGCCAACGCAGCACGGCGACATTGACCCTACGGCTGGACGCCGGCGTTAAGGAATTTGCGCTGCAGTCGCTCATCAACGAAGCTGAAGCCGCCCTAGGCACCGCAGTACAAACCGCCGTGAAGCGCGCCGATGAACAAGCCTTCGCACTGGCTAACGGCCAAAACCTGATGTTCTGCGAAGACGCTGCCCGGCGATTAACGACGGCTCTGGCCCGGTCACCCCATATCGTCGCGCTGGACGTGCGCGTCGTTCACGCCGAGAGCCTGCATGCCCACGACGCAGTGGCTCGAAGCAGCTGGACGCGGGGCGCATCATGA
- a CDS encoding metal ABC transporter ATP-binding protein — MISCTALRWGAPGRPLTPPLVMARAEGSLTAIIGANGSGKSSLLKVLAGLQKPLSGQVSLDVPRRGGVSFLPQQQHLDRQFPINLQELVAAGSWGNRHTPAMRRQLLQTALDDWALSGLQHRPLMALSGGELQRALLARLSLAEAPLLLLDEPHAALDEQGQALLWKHIHRWHAEGRTIMVVCHDLAAVRQHVPHTLLIKNTGCVLGRSVDLIAQQPHAWVA; from the coding sequence ATGATCAGCTGCACAGCACTGCGCTGGGGTGCTCCCGGACGACCACTCACGCCGCCGCTAGTCATGGCGCGAGCGGAAGGCAGCCTCACCGCGATCATCGGGGCCAACGGTTCGGGCAAAAGCAGTCTTTTGAAAGTGCTCGCAGGATTGCAAAAACCGCTGTCCGGCCAAGTCAGCCTGGATGTTCCACGCCGTGGCGGAGTTTCGTTCCTGCCGCAGCAACAACATCTGGACCGGCAATTTCCCATCAATCTGCAAGAGTTGGTGGCCGCCGGGTCCTGGGGAAATCGCCACACGCCAGCCATGCGCCGACAGTTGCTCCAGACGGCGCTGGACGACTGGGCGCTGAGCGGCCTCCAGCATCGTCCGTTGATGGCTTTGTCGGGAGGCGAGCTGCAACGCGCCCTACTCGCTCGCCTGAGCTTGGCCGAAGCGCCGCTCCTATTGCTCGACGAACCCCACGCTGCCCTCGATGAACAAGGCCAGGCCCTTCTGTGGAAACACATTCATCGCTGGCATGCCGAAGGCAGGACCATCATGGTGGTGTGTCATGACCTGGCGGCGGTACGCCAACATGTTCCCCATACACTGCTCATCAAAAACACCGGTTGCGTGTTGGGCCGCAGTGTCGACCTGATCGCCCAACAACCCCATGCGTGGGTGGCCTGA
- a CDS encoding metal ABC transporter permease, which yields MLAAVHLWQPFQEFVFMRRALLGGLVLACSTAPLGVFLILRRMSLIGDAVAHGILPGAALGFWFAGLSLPALTIGGLGAGLSMAGLAAWITRRTGLREDASLAAIYPISLAAGVLILGMAGKRLDLLHLLFGSALAVDGPTLTGMLWVSGASLAAMALIYRPLLLDTLDPLFLQTVSRLGPLAHGVFLTLVVLNLVIGFQAIGALMVVGLMMLPAAASRFWSRRLPLLMLIAALLGCLSVWLGLLLSFYYSLPSGPSIVLVAGALYLLSVVFGPVHGLLRRPPLLTSQ from the coding sequence ATGCTTGCTGCCGTACATCTCTGGCAACCGTTCCAAGAGTTTGTCTTCATGCGTCGGGCTTTGCTGGGTGGCTTGGTGTTGGCGTGCAGCACAGCTCCGCTAGGGGTGTTCCTGATTTTGCGGCGGATGAGCCTGATCGGCGACGCCGTGGCTCACGGCATATTACCTGGCGCGGCCTTGGGCTTCTGGTTTGCCGGACTGAGCCTGCCAGCCTTGACCATCGGAGGCCTGGGCGCGGGCTTGAGCATGGCCGGGCTCGCTGCCTGGATTACCCGGCGTACCGGGCTGAGGGAGGACGCCAGCCTCGCGGCGATCTACCCCATTTCCCTCGCGGCGGGTGTATTGATCCTCGGTATGGCCGGCAAACGCCTGGACTTGCTGCACCTGCTGTTCGGCTCGGCCCTGGCGGTAGACGGCCCGACACTCACCGGCATGCTGTGGGTTTCCGGCGCCAGCCTGGCGGCGATGGCGTTGATCTATCGACCGCTGCTGCTCGACACCCTGGATCCGCTGTTCCTGCAGACCGTCAGTCGTCTCGGCCCGTTGGCCCATGGCGTGTTCCTGACCTTGGTGGTGCTGAACCTGGTGATCGGCTTTCAAGCCATCGGCGCGCTGATGGTGGTCGGCCTGATGATGCTGCCGGCTGCCGCGTCGCGATTCTGGAGCCGTCGCCTGCCGCTGCTGATGCTCATCGCCGCGCTGCTCGGTTGCCTCTCGGTCTGGCTTGGCCTGTTGCTGTCCTTCTATTACTCACTGCCCAGCGGACCGTCCATCGTACTGGTGGCCGGGGCGTTGTATTTGTTGTCGGTGGTATTTGGTCCGGTGCACGGCTTGCTGCGCCGGCCCCCCTTGCTTACATCCCAATGA
- a CDS encoding metal ABC transporter substrate-binding protein yields the protein MRALLLIFSLMLSMSSPAAEKLRVVTSFSILADMTQQVGGEHVQIVNMVGPDADAHTYEPTPDDAKALLKANVIIKNGLGFEPWLDRLVTSTETSAPVISASRGVIPRSLDEDGETIPDPHAWHNLANAVLYVGNITKALEAADPANKADYERNSQAYLKTIYALLDDAKAKFGALPPGNRKIVTSHDAFGYLGQAYGIEFMAPQGLSTEREPSAAEVAALITQIRKAKVKAVFMENIKDARLLKQIADESGAHIGGTLYSDALAAKGPASTFTGLFEYNLDTLYEALSRP from the coding sequence ATGCGCGCCCTGCTCCTGATATTCAGCCTGATGCTGTCCATGTCTTCCCCCGCCGCCGAAAAGCTGCGGGTTGTCACCAGCTTCAGCATCCTTGCCGACATGACCCAACAGGTCGGCGGCGAGCACGTCCAGATCGTCAACATGGTCGGTCCCGACGCCGATGCGCACACCTACGAGCCCACACCAGACGACGCCAAGGCGCTGCTGAAAGCGAATGTGATCATCAAGAATGGATTGGGCTTCGAGCCTTGGCTGGATCGCCTGGTCACCAGCACCGAAACCAGTGCCCCGGTGATCAGTGCCAGCCGGGGCGTGATTCCGCGCTCATTGGACGAAGATGGAGAGACGATCCCCGACCCACATGCGTGGCACAACCTTGCCAACGCCGTGCTCTACGTTGGCAATATCACCAAGGCGCTGGAGGCAGCCGATCCGGCCAACAAAGCAGACTACGAACGCAACAGCCAGGCGTACCTGAAAACAATCTATGCCCTGCTCGACGATGCCAAAGCGAAGTTCGGCGCGTTACCACCGGGCAATCGAAAGATCGTCACCTCTCACGATGCGTTCGGTTACCTGGGCCAGGCCTATGGCATTGAGTTCATGGCGCCGCAAGGACTGTCTACCGAACGCGAGCCCTCCGCTGCCGAAGTCGCTGCGCTGATCACGCAAATCCGCAAAGCCAAGGTCAAGGCTGTGTTCATGGAAAACATCAAGGACGCGCGCCTGCTCAAGCAAATAGCCGATGAAAGCGGCGCGCACATTGGCGGCACGTTGTATTCGGACGCCCTCGCCGCCAAAGGTCCCGCCAGCACATTTACCGGACTGTTCGAGTACAACCTCGACACGCTGTACGAGGCATTGAGCCGGCCCTGA
- a CDS encoding DUF3617 domain-containing protein, whose protein sequence is MKVRLLGVALAVGLSVPVAAQAQMLQPGLWELTTSNMKVDNQNLPDLQLILGQLQNQMTPEQRAMLEKQGITMGGKGIRVCLTPEQVQTNDIPLQDPQSGCKQQITERTGNQWKFRFSCPKAQGSGIATFQSDREFTTKVNGTFNATGIQQNGSLDTRAVWLGQECGTVKPRA, encoded by the coding sequence ATGAAAGTTCGCTTGCTGGGTGTGGCCTTGGCTGTTGGCTTGTCGGTTCCTGTAGCGGCGCAGGCGCAGATGCTTCAACCAGGCCTGTGGGAACTGACGACAAGCAACATGAAAGTCGACAACCAGAACTTGCCAGACCTGCAATTGATCCTCGGCCAGTTGCAGAACCAGATGACACCCGAGCAGCGGGCCATGTTGGAAAAGCAAGGCATTACCATGGGCGGCAAAGGTATTCGGGTATGCCTGACCCCGGAGCAAGTCCAGACGAACGACATCCCGTTGCAGGACCCGCAGTCGGGCTGCAAGCAGCAGATCACCGAGCGAACCGGCAACCAGTGGAAGTTTCGCTTCAGTTGTCCGAAAGCCCAGGGCAGCGGTATCGCGACATTCCAGAGTGATCGCGAATTCACCACCAAGGTCAATGGCACATTCAACGCCACGGGCATCCAGCAGAACGGTAGCCTGGATACCCGTGCCGTGTGGCTTGGGCAGGAGTGCGGGACAGTCAAGCCGAGGGCTTGA
- the cls gene encoding cardiolipin synthase produces MDYYGPHVFGYLIALLHTLGSIAAVHAVLTVRTAQGSIAWALSLLFIPYLTLIPYLVFGRSTFDGYIKARRQANEEMRKAISELNWRPWVEEALTARASQAYASLRAMPKLGRAPCLANNQVRLLVDGHATFEAIFQAIEGAREAILIQFFIIHDDRLGQRLHALLLKKAAEGVTVYLLYDRIGSHSLPHRYVQALRDGGVHVKAFATRSGWLNRFQVNFRNHRKIVAVDGVLGFVGGHNVGDEYLGEKPPLAPWRDTHVEVRGPVVASMQESFAEDWFWAARSLPPLILPDTYPDGGVLCQLLASGPADAHETCSLFFVEAIHAANERIWITTPYFIPDEAVFAALRLAVLRGVDVRILLPSRPDHKIVYAASSLYAFEAVRAGVRVFRYEPGFLHQKVVLIDQEISAIGSANLDNRSFRLNFEVMLLTVDVAFASEVEQMLEKDFAQAHEVAKQESRETHRLQKIGMRIARLISPIL; encoded by the coding sequence ATGGATTATTACGGCCCGCATGTTTTCGGTTACCTGATCGCGCTGCTCCATACACTCGGCTCCATCGCCGCCGTCCATGCGGTACTCACCGTGCGAACCGCCCAAGGATCGATTGCCTGGGCCCTTTCATTGCTGTTCATTCCTTATCTGACGTTGATCCCCTACTTGGTTTTCGGCCGCAGCACTTTCGACGGCTACATCAAGGCGCGACGGCAGGCAAACGAAGAAATGCGCAAGGCGATTTCCGAGCTGAACTGGCGACCCTGGGTCGAGGAAGCACTCACCGCTCGCGCCTCCCAGGCCTATGCTTCGTTGCGCGCCATGCCCAAGCTAGGGCGAGCACCCTGCCTGGCGAATAACCAGGTGCGGTTGCTGGTAGACGGCCACGCCACGTTCGAAGCGATTTTCCAAGCCATCGAAGGCGCGCGGGAAGCCATCCTGATCCAGTTCTTCATCATCCATGACGACCGCCTCGGCCAGCGCCTGCACGCATTGCTTTTGAAGAAAGCGGCCGAAGGCGTGACGGTGTACCTGCTGTACGACCGTATCGGCAGTCACTCCCTGCCCCACCGATATGTCCAGGCATTGCGCGACGGCGGCGTCCATGTGAAAGCCTTTGCCACCCGCAGCGGTTGGTTGAACCGGTTCCAGGTCAACTTCCGCAACCATCGCAAGATCGTAGCCGTGGACGGCGTACTGGGGTTTGTCGGCGGTCATAACGTAGGCGACGAGTACCTTGGCGAAAAGCCCCCGCTGGCGCCATGGCGCGACACGCATGTCGAAGTACGCGGCCCGGTGGTGGCAAGCATGCAGGAGTCGTTCGCAGAAGACTGGTTCTGGGCCGCCCGTTCTTTGCCGCCATTGATCCTGCCGGATACTTACCCGGACGGCGGCGTGCTCTGCCAGTTACTGGCCAGCGGCCCGGCGGACGCGCACGAAACCTGCTCGCTGTTTTTCGTCGAGGCGATCCATGCGGCGAACGAGCGGATCTGGATTACCACACCCTATTTCATTCCCGATGAAGCGGTCTTCGCTGCGCTGCGCCTGGCAGTCTTGCGCGGGGTGGATGTACGCATCCTGCTGCCATCACGTCCCGATCACAAAATCGTCTACGCAGCGTCCAGCCTTTATGCATTCGAGGCCGTAAGGGCCGGCGTGCGGGTGTTTCGTTATGAGCCAGGATTCCTGCATCAGAAAGTCGTGTTGATCGATCAGGAAATAAGCGCGATCGGCAGCGCGAACCTGGACAACCGTTCGTTTCGATTGAATTTTGAAGTGATGCTGCTGACGGTTGATGTCGCATTCGCCAGCGAAGTGGAGCAGATGCTCGAGAAAGATTTTGCCCAGGCCCACGAAGTCGCGAAACAGGAAAGCCGGGAGACCCACCGCCTGCAAAAGATCGGCATGCGGATCGCCCGGCTCATTTCGCCGATTCTTTAG
- the cfaB gene encoding C17 cyclopropane fatty acid synthase CfaB: MFAQLPPALQNLHLPLRLRLWDGHEFTLGDDPSVTIVVKDPQMVAQFTHPSLDALGAAFVEGKLELEGSISEVIRVCDELSQALVDEDDSNLPVRNVHDKETDAKAISYHYDLSNAFYQLWLDSDMVYSCAYFETGSETLEQAQQAKFRHLCRKLRLQPGDYLLDVGCGWGGLARFAAREFGARVFGITLSKAQLALARERVKAEGLEDLVELQLLDYRDLPQDGRFDKVVSVGMFEHVGHANLAQYCKTLFGAVREGGLVMNHGITAKHTDGRPVGRGAGEFIEKYVFPNGELPHLSMISAEISEAGLEIVDVESLRMHYARTLDHWSERLEDNLETASREVPERALRIWRLYLAGCAYAFAKGWINLHQILAVKAHADGSHELPWTRDDIYAP, from the coding sequence ATGTTCGCTCAACTTCCGCCGGCCTTGCAGAATCTGCACCTACCGCTTCGGTTGCGGCTCTGGGATGGCCATGAATTCACGCTGGGCGATGATCCCAGCGTCACAATTGTGGTCAAGGACCCACAAATGGTTGCGCAATTTACCCATCCCAGCCTGGATGCATTGGGAGCGGCGTTTGTCGAAGGAAAACTCGAGCTCGAGGGCTCGATCAGTGAAGTTATCCGAGTGTGCGACGAGCTGAGCCAAGCCCTGGTGGACGAAGACGACAGCAACCTGCCGGTGCGTAACGTCCATGACAAGGAAACCGACGCCAAGGCGATCTCCTACCATTACGATCTATCAAACGCCTTTTATCAGCTCTGGCTCGACAGCGACATGGTGTACTCCTGCGCTTATTTCGAGACCGGCAGCGAAACCCTTGAGCAAGCCCAACAAGCCAAGTTCCGCCATCTGTGCCGCAAGCTGCGTCTGCAACCCGGTGACTATTTGCTGGATGTCGGCTGCGGTTGGGGCGGGTTGGCACGTTTTGCGGCGCGGGAGTTCGGCGCCAGGGTGTTTGGCATAACCTTGAGCAAGGCCCAGCTCGCCCTGGCCCGGGAGCGGGTCAAGGCTGAAGGCCTGGAAGACCTGGTGGAGCTGCAATTGCTCGACTACCGCGATTTGCCACAGGACGGTCGTTTCGACAAAGTCGTCAGCGTCGGTATGTTCGAACACGTCGGGCACGCCAACTTGGCCCAGTACTGCAAGACGCTGTTCGGTGCCGTTCGCGAAGGGGGCCTGGTGATGAATCACGGAATCACCGCCAAGCACACCGATGGCCGTCCGGTAGGGCGTGGCGCGGGTGAGTTCATTGAGAAATATGTATTTCCCAATGGTGAGTTGCCGCATCTCTCGATGATTTCTGCCGAGATCAGCGAAGCCGGGCTGGAAATCGTCGATGTGGAAAGCCTGCGCATGCATTACGCGCGCACCCTCGATCATTGGAGCGAGCGTCTGGAGGACAACCTCGAAACCGCCTCCAGGGAGGTGCCGGAGCGGGCGCTGCGGATCTGGCGGCTTTATCTGGCAGGCTGCGCCTATGCCTTCGCCAAGGGCTGGATAAACCTGCACCAGATCCTCGCGGTCAAGGCCCATGCCGATGGCAGCCATGAATTGCCCTGGACGCGGGACGACATCTACGCGCCCTAA
- a CDS encoding cation-translocating P-type ATPase: MTAQASASPMLSSAEQRAAARQLTLAMLALGLLALGLAWRAWSPEQNGVSQLLLGFASLLVAVPVMRSAWYSLRYPSLHGITDQLIALAMLGAWATGDLLTAALLPIIMIFGHVLEERSVIGSQEAIHALGQLTRSQARKVEADGTIIEVDNRTLRPGDWVEVRAGDRVPADGRIFFGQASLDTAPITGESVPVEAVVGMDVFGGAINLDGLLRLEVTRIGDESTLGKVIALMQNAERSKPPITRLLERYAGSYLVLVLLLAAVTWFVTNDAQAMLAVVVAACPCALVLSAPATAIAGIAVAARHGILIRSSAFLEELADLTSLVIDKTGTLTYGTLQLQSIQSALADRCELLPLAASLGSASSHPVSRALAGQVDPLHYLPLSDVHERQGLGVTANTGRGEAALGRPELFARLGIDTPAIPEHDGPIAGLALDGQFLAWLLLADNIKPEARAAMAELRELGLGRQVLLTGDRQSVAIAVAQQVGINELQAQALPEDKLRRVEAETEHGFRPMVVGDGINDSLALKAGVVGVAMGAGGADIALASADIVLIGSDLRRLGTCVRLSRQCRRTLQVNVIIGLGWTLAIVIFAAFGWLGAAGAMIAALLHNLSTLLVLGNAGRLLRFQEPLLKI; encoded by the coding sequence ATGACCGCTCAAGCCTCTGCCTCGCCCATGTTGTCTTCTGCCGAACAGCGGGCCGCCGCTCGGCAATTGACCTTGGCGATGCTTGCCCTCGGGCTGCTTGCCTTGGGGCTGGCATGGCGCGCTTGGTCGCCAGAGCAGAACGGTGTCAGCCAATTGCTGTTGGGATTCGCCTCGCTGCTGGTGGCGGTGCCCGTGATGCGTTCCGCCTGGTACAGCCTGCGATATCCAAGCTTGCACGGCATCACCGACCAGCTCATCGCCTTGGCGATGCTCGGTGCATGGGCCACCGGCGATCTGCTGACGGCCGCACTGCTGCCCATCATCATGATCTTCGGTCACGTGTTGGAAGAACGCAGCGTGATCGGCTCCCAGGAAGCGATCCACGCCCTCGGGCAATTGACCCGCAGCCAAGCCCGGAAGGTTGAGGCCGACGGTACGATCATCGAAGTCGACAACCGGACGCTGCGGCCGGGCGACTGGGTGGAGGTCCGCGCCGGAGACCGAGTGCCTGCCGATGGCCGAATCTTCTTTGGCCAAGCGAGCCTCGACACTGCGCCTATTACCGGAGAATCCGTCCCAGTGGAGGCTGTCGTGGGCATGGATGTATTTGGCGGCGCGATCAACCTCGATGGCTTGCTACGCCTGGAGGTGACGCGTATCGGCGATGAGTCGACCCTGGGCAAGGTGATTGCCCTGATGCAAAACGCCGAGCGTTCCAAACCACCGATTACCCGTTTGCTCGAACGCTATGCCGGTAGTTACCTGGTGCTGGTGTTGCTGCTGGCCGCGGTGACCTGGTTTGTCACCAACGATGCCCAGGCGATGCTCGCGGTCGTGGTGGCGGCTTGTCCCTGCGCGTTGGTGTTATCAGCACCGGCGACAGCCATTGCCGGGATTGCGGTGGCAGCGCGCCACGGGATCTTGATTCGCAGCTCGGCTTTTTTGGAGGAGCTGGCGGACCTGACCTCACTCGTCATCGACAAGACCGGGACCCTGACCTACGGCACGTTGCAATTGCAATCGATCCAAAGCGCCTTGGCTGACCGCTGCGAGCTGCTGCCTTTGGCCGCCAGCCTTGGGTCGGCCAGCAGTCATCCCGTCAGTCGCGCGTTGGCGGGGCAGGTGGACCCGCTGCATTATCTGCCGCTTAGCGATGTGCACGAGCGCCAAGGCTTGGGTGTCACCGCCAACACCGGAAGGGGAGAAGCCGCACTCGGTCGCCCCGAGTTGTTTGCCCGGTTGGGTATCGACACGCCAGCCATTCCCGAGCATGACGGCCCGATCGCCGGCCTGGCGCTGGATGGGCAGTTTCTCGCCTGGCTGCTGTTGGCGGACAACATCAAACCGGAAGCACGGGCGGCCATGGCTGAGTTGCGCGAGCTTGGCCTGGGCCGCCAAGTATTGTTGACCGGAGATCGCCAGAGCGTGGCCATTGCCGTGGCACAGCAGGTCGGCATTAACGAATTGCAGGCCCAGGCCTTGCCGGAAGACAAGCTCCGGCGGGTCGAGGCTGAAACAGAGCATGGCTTTCGGCCCATGGTGGTGGGTGATGGCATCAATGATTCCCTCGCGCTCAAAGCCGGCGTGGTGGGTGTCGCAATGGGGGCCGGCGGGGCAGATATCGCGCTTGCATCGGCGGATATCGTCCTGATCGGCAGTGACCTGCGGCGCCTTGGTACCTGTGTGCGGCTGAGTCGGCAATGTCGACGTACACTGCAGGTCAACGTGATCATTGGCCTGGGCTGGACGCTGGCCATCGTAATCTTCGCCGCGTTTGGCTGGCTTGGCGCGGCGGGTGCGATGATCGCTGCGTTGCTGCACAACTTGAGCACGCTGCTGGTGTTGGGTAATGCCGGGCGGTTGCTGCGGTTCCAAGAGCCGTTGTTGAAGATCTAG